A genomic region of Plasmodium malariae genome assembly, chromosome: 14 contains the following coding sequences:
- the THO2 gene encoding THO complex subunit 2, putative: MGNPDLFFDHTIFLLNEFKENEISNNFTNIKERYESKILTILEEVKREKCFSAKAHDKVNTHKEICTDEEDNKSGTDGRSGVGGRSGTGEDATTAKGTDSADEGEKLDHINNRDVDNNNEKFIYKRKAYDDDDHTTLHEEESKQTLKKKRKTAVKNSLNELKESSTFMFPFSAASQECSNNKSSTINSSNNNIINSSAGSISFNEFIKVDDDLKFLNTKDFFFNILIKEQCDMRNMFSTLMDEIKSKKYMNIHKKVYIESFRRNLSLIQGNKVYGNSGNSTVDTNCTDSDTECTNYSNYLSLMKYYFDKLKNNFSLFYFDLLLSILKGVISVDSGINFIVHDLSNIHKRGLQKLFDILLEKEKKNEKVSKQSKEEISVYPRTVGYLPYVKEVPFKENLNLSHKGDIDLLFKENVNLPFKEIILNSLDYLIEIIDNVKEHNMQLYVKYKEIISKCIICLEKNNFITYKEATTYIECKNFDKLNIFNKELNKLVTKMKTKNMYSISVYNLLRENVNGYSKIIFLLEKFFSPRKVGSCVNLTGNNATISGTNHGSNIGTNNNSSINSGNKKKKKDCLRIKKKKVIQRMFSIYKKHKKYKIHSAVITNHNEQTILHCTDSKNCSNYYWTNEDSSCSHTSSFSGPSFSSLASISSGLRRNKISKNKNISNSTHELAVRSDHIYNNETNNNIDNIDSCTIRRKTRGGGRVKIKSSKNVRTNKNKIQFNIPKVKERNGEADSFVPDPQSDTEMNSTKIGSTNMSNRKRDSKKYIKMIKKKWKRHLNCYYCNDLIKLKKNIFTIAGLHNLCPRRILSILLFYYEQNVNSERQLLPLFYLYSKEIITDVILLELKVKNYYLKEVEKEELHKLKIMNKHDSIEKNDDTSSSDFCTSFFLNTNHFFTPNYFKMCSILILNDLLNINSFYASMLPNDHLLKNAFTELYKKFYDDYENSHSEKINPFFYFYIPCNINNLYTLYAKVNKCMAGSGICDKSRGNHSEYNSTTPNSNVNSTGGKSAEVSIEKSAENNNIVNNSPIGNTAINSTTLYNSTSNNSAVSNGTVNNPSRSGNRINLSDEKVNINEISNMKNSMYEGSTSNNNDNYNNSSINRNGSRNNNNNSNNSGRIDSHVSGSGGGSYAKYTSLNKCKILGKILEECNPFHVLDHIINFLLNTKNQDLKKKYEHMVDLNNKDALEYYLLDMLNNKTNGNENFIENFIEREIKVRTDLSSSPYCSNINPYNYLFLEDDHYFLILCRIFFMNNPKFLFLSSLIDLNAWTCVQTISHHMATYTCNPFLNYFVNSSLSRLIDHTISSFERVYVGGGLHKSSTGERKKDTKQNHMDLKNSQNKTNEMQSDSIEPLIHNGATIPNRERQTMRGEEKEEKQEEDVGACFFCNININAHKLCGYECIKVINRNKTYLQNLFKNETKIEMKKKKIKQVMKQLKRYNITQNVEEKIQFYEDFTKIKSAFITKKLKNSPILKKCNSWILECLLLCSDAPSSDDSSVVSYDDINDNIEKGGGGDRKHLINNSSQVDNVTNDEKLQINFESFLNYFSSNRENNNYIKKVRTIEEFFEKIFHFLKYLGYFGYIYKSFLRKILNIVLVYVKRIRKGTNEFHKNFDKLFIKFFFFCLVNDDEDNNKNVIADDLWNILNLIPVSKRYKIYFNFFNKLEKYKKSVSKLKNVAAYRNEEIIKREDKNEQNKEKNNGRNSDRRNDKNEKNDNQDSVGEKKTSANTITSDKKCLSSGTLIKEQVHNNSSKNYPHVTTSKYITQNGCSAILLSNMNFELIKNKLRKIIKRITSDILKDRYNNKVQNMLMQFTKLINRNPFISADVILQQCELFDNNMIITLSESIKNIHNFSSDIFLYKIVERQQLLNVQNYQLSKQYSMNSSDLFDDSIFKPKKLINLSLVSAKFLSKHPYTDFYPLIISILKRIFSEFHTSDELFLRDRTTGCLLSCSPTTTTNMCVNIATTDYRMNTIYDDFNSQQTSTSTRNKSITFNNEEKTEKNAVQGEGEGNCTEKMGAHRQSGENCKDNAAHEVNKEEVEMYNDKGKNDSYTRPSNSYPSNSYSSNDYQANGYLPHNNTNEFKVTILKALNKTYPDVMSGYIFDLDYIEKLIEIYGGTNASVNVQELNDDQLNAQCGMKILKEEIMILEDDLNLKINNIEYEHLEKIELEEDKLRKSCAENAFKTLSNPNIIYLIFFILSKLKHEYLFDSKTNNLRNLSSLVDKIHGVLLQFIDFLQSNSDPYIYLALIPSINEIFQFFDISQSFHIIRFSFPFFHKKEKGREEQFVNNSLSDKTNKQTIKFSNSDKGINSTNKYSSFSRKDISASKSQEKGNIDKMAQGRSENSKEKRNRGVEGAEEDNDEDNNNFHSSNSNEDIVKQKKKKKKNEHEYEYEHERNYEYEYDPNFDRTNELKWRKLLMPIIQKYINIENLNGINIDFYLAYWRLSITDIYVPHKQYLNVLEKYDLYIKKLEKFAEENKKNDEYKWIFKKIKKLRLKRTNMKNEYDYHISHTQNIKKILSHIVEHWVNPKEMDLSTFTAFVKCLIAPRILNSEKDSLFCSKFIQVLLEFHTPLFNFCALVYVLTKMLIPLINTCTEKEALNIGIFFNDLFTYLYALCDDVKHFNSISDKNPCFSYTLNFQSKGTIDHTCIIEKVFKWEKILLSLLFENNNYEKSWINSKSVVIFLFRFLNCFPYTSKIKSSIKKHLQNLQNFAQNQGWKDIVISINSLKTMMERNKKPVINEKKGEAEVKNNENKASSFKANAPVVSTDSNVTMNPFNTSNPVHMNSKTPFVPISKNIYNPNMFPVVQNSANIHSKTYMKDSNYNKIPPPQEPNKIMPIAARNTHIVNSTKDSNSKRRDVFNTNMRKSIDSLPNSQNTFVQMNDKNMISKKLRMNNRNFKNDNLNYTIPQNFVNVPSYIPPPFNDISQNKVFPYINNHMKNNRTSNNFYRR; encoded by the exons atgggTAACCCTGACTTATTTTTTGACCACacaattttccttttaaatgaatttaaagaaaatgaaatatctaataattttacaaatattaaagAGAGATATGAAAGTAAGATATTAACCATACTTGAAGAagtaaaaagagaaaaatgttTCAGTGCAAAGGCACACGATAAAGTAAACACACATAAGGAGATTTGCACGGATGAGGAAGATAACAAAAGTGGAACAGATGGACGGAGTGGTGTAGGTGGTCGAAGTGGAACAGGTGAAGATGCTACTACTGCGAAAGGTACGGATAGTGCTGATGAAGGGGAAAAGTTAGACCACATAAATAACAGGGATGTGGATAATAATAacgaaaaatttatttacaaaagGAAAGCgtatgatgatgatgatcaTACCACTCTACATGAAGAAGAAAGTAAACAAActttgaaaaagaaaagaaaaacagcGGTAAAGAATTCGTTAAACGAGTTAAAGGAAAGCAGTACATTTATGTTCCCATTTTCTGCAGCATCTCAAGAATGtagcaataataaaagtagtactattaatagtagtaataataatatcattaataGTAGTGCAGGTAGTATTTCCTTTAATGAATTCATAAAAGTCGACGATGATTTGAAGTTTCTAAATACAAaggatttcttttttaatatacttataaaagAGCAATGTGACATGAGAAATATGTTTAGTACTTTGATGGACgaaattaaaagtaaaaagtatatgaatattcataaaaaagtgTATATAGAATCCTTTAGAAGAAATCTAAGCCTAATTCAAGGAAACAAGGTATATGGTAATAGTGGAAACAGTACTGTTGACACAAATTGCACAGATAGTGACACCGAATGTACCAATTACAGTAATTACCTTTCTTTAATGAAGTATTACTTTGATAAATtgaaaaacaatttttctCTGTTCTATTTCGATCTTCTTTTGTCTATATTAAAAGGAGTTATTAGTGTTGACTCCGGAATAAATTTCATTGTGCACGACTTatcaaatatacataaaagaGGTTTACAAAAATTGTTTGATATCcttttagaaaaagaaaaaaaaaatgaaaaagtaagTAAACAAAGCAAGGAAGAAATCAGTGTTTATCCAAGAACAGTCGGATATCTTCCATATGTGAAGGAAGTACCATTTAAAGAGAACTTAAATTTATCACATAAAGGGGACATAGATTTACTATTTAAAGAGAACGTAAATTTACcatttaaagaaattattttaaatagtttagattatttaatagaaataatagaCAATGTAAAGGAACACAACATGcaattatatgttaaatacaAAGAGATAATAAGCAAGTGCATTATTTGCTtagaaaagaataattttattacctATAAAGAAGCAACTACGTACATTGAATGCAAGAATTTTGACAAGcttaacatatttaataaagaacTAAACAAGCTAGTGACGAAGAtgaaaacgaaaaatatgtacagcATATCAGTGTATAATTTGCTCAGAGAAAATGTAAACGGGTACtccaaaataatttttttgctgGAAAAGTTTTTCTCCCCAAGGAAGGTTGGAAGTTGCGTTAACCTAACTGGTAACAATGCCACGATCAGTGGTACTAACCATGGCTCGAACATTGGTACGAACAACAACAGTAGCATTAATAGtggtaacaaaaaaaaaaaaaaggactgtctaagaattaaaaaaaaaaaagtcatcCAGAGGATGTTCTCAATATACAAAAAGcacaaaaaatacaaaatacaTAGTGCAGTTATTACTAATCATAACGAACAAACTATTTTGCATTGTACGGATAGCAAAAATTGTAGTAATTATTATTGGACAAACGAGGATTCGTCTTGCAGCCATACTTCTAGCTTCTCAGGACCCAGTTTCTCTTCATTAGCATCCATTTCCTCCGGCTTAAGGCGAAATAAAAttagcaaaaataaaaatatatcgaATAGTACCCACGAGCTAGCTGTACGCAGTGACCATATCTATAACAACGAAACCAATAACAACATTGACAATATTGACAGTTGTACTATACGTCGGAAAACTAGGGGAGGGGGAAGGGTAAAAATCAAATCATCAAAAAATGTTCgtacaaataaaaacaaaattcaATTTAACATACCAAAAGTGAAAGAGAGGAATGGAGAAGCCGATTCTTTTGTTCCTGATCCACAGAGCGATACTGAGATGAACAGTACTAAAATTGGCAGTACTAATATGAGCAATCGTAAAAGGGATAGTAAGAAATACATAAAGAtgattaagaaaaaatggaagagaCACCTAAACTGCTACTACTGTAACGatttgataaaattaaaaaaaaatatatttaccatTGCAGGTTTACATAATTTGTGTCCTCGTAGAATTCTGTCTATCCtcctattttattatgagCAAAATGTTAATAGTGAAAGACAGTTACTtcctttgttttatttatactcGAAGGAAATTATAACAGATGTGATACTCCTAGAATTAAAGGTTAAGAATTACTATTTGAAAGAAGtggaaaaagaagaattacacaaattaaaaattatgaacaaacaTGATAGTATAGAAAAGAATGATGATACTAGTAGTAGTGACTTCTGTACTTCTTTCTTTCTAAATACGAATCATTTCTTTACTCccaattattttaaaatgtgttCTATTCTAATTCTAAATGActtgttaaatataaatagtttTTATGCAAGTATGTTACCAAATGAtcatttactaaaaaatgcatttacagaattgtataaaaaattttatgatgaTTATGAAAATTCGCattcagaaaaaattaatccttttttttatttttacattccttgtaatataaacaatttgTATACTTTATATGCTAAAGTGAACAAGTGTATGGCAGGAAGTGGTATCTGTGATAAATCTAGAGGAAACCATTCGGAGTATAATAGCACTACCCCCAATTCTAATGTGAACAGTACTGGTGGGAAGAGTGCGGAAGTATCTATTGAAAAGAGTGCagagaataataatatagtaaataaTTCCCCCATAGGTAATACTGCAATAAATAGCACTACATTGTATAACTCAACATCGAATAACTCTGCAGTGAGTAATGGCACTGTGAATAATCCCAGTAGGAGTGGAAATAGAATTAACCTGTCCGATGAGaaggtaaatataaatgaaatcaGCAACATGAAAAATAGCATGTACGAAGGAAGTACTAGCAACAACAATGATAACTATAACAACAGCAGTATCAACAGAAATGGCAGTaggaacaataataataatagtaataatagcgGCCGTATTGATAGTCACGTCAGTGGAAGTGGTGGAGGAAGTTATGCTAAGTATACCTCCTTGAATAAATGCAAAATTTTAGGAAAAATTTTAGAAGAATGTAACCCTTTTCATGTACTTGatcatattataaatttcctcttaaatacaaaaaatcaagacttaaaaaaaaaatatgaacacatggtagatttaaataataaggaTGCCTTGGAGTATTATTTACTAGACATGCTAAACAACAAAACAAATGGCAACGAAAACtttatagaaaattttattgaaagagaaataaaagtAAGAACCGACTTAAGTAGTTCTCCCTATTGTTCCAACATAAATCcatacaattatttattcttagaGGACGATCACTACTTCCTTATTCTTtgtagaattttttttatgaacaaccccaaatttttattcttgtCTTCACTTATTGATTTAAATGCATGGACTTGTGTACAAACTATTTCACATCATATGGCTACTTATACTTGTAACCCTTTCTTGAactattttgttaattcgTCTCTATCAAGATTGATAGATCATACCATTTCCTCTTTTGAAAGGGTCTACGTGGGAGGTGGCCTCCATAAAAGCTCAACAGgggaaaggaaaaaggatACAAAGCAGAACCATATGGACTTGAAGAATAGTCAAAACAAAACGAACGAAATGCAAAGTGACTCTATAGAACCATTAATTCACAATGGGGCAACAATACCAAATAGGGAGAGACAAACGATGAGAGGAGAGGAGAAAGAAGAGAAACAGGAGGAGGATGTGGGTGCATgctttttttgtaatattaacataaatgCTCATAAATTGTGCGGATATGAGTGTATTAAGGTTATAAATAGAAACAAAACGTACCTTCaaaatttattcaaaaatgaaactaaaattgaaatgaaaaagaaaaaaattaaacaagtAATGAAACAGTTAAAGAGATATAACATAACACAAAATGTTGAAGAgaaaatacaattttatgAGGACttcacaaaaataaaaagtgcatttattacaaaaaaattaaaaaattcccCTATATTGAAGAAATGTAATAGTTGGATACTTGAATGTCTTTTACTATGTTCTGATGCCCCTTCCTCTGATGATTCCTCAGTCGTATCATATGATGacataaatgataatatagaAAAGGGAGGAGGAGGGGATCGGAAGCATTTGATAAATAACTCATCACAAGTGGATAATGTGACAAATGACGAAAAATTgcaaataaattttgaatCTTTTTTAAACTACTTCTCGTCAAACAGAGAAAACAacaattacataaaaaaagtaagaacCATAGaagaattttttgaaaaaatatttcattttttaaaatatttaggTTACTTTGgctacatatataaatcattTCTAAGAAAAATACTGAACATTGTATTGgtatatgtaaaaagaataagaaaAGGGACTAACGAATTTCacaaaaattttgataagctgttcataaaatttttttttttctgtctagttaatgatgatgaagataacaataaaaatgttatagcGGATGACCTGTGGAACATCCTGAATTTAATCCCCGTTTCCAAAAgatacaaaatttatttcaatttttttaataagttagaaaaatataaaaagagcGTTTCgaagttaaaaaatgtagCTGCATATAGGAATGAGGAGATAATCAAAAGGGAGGATAAAAACGAGCAGAATAAAGAGAAGAATAACGGGAGGAATAGCGATAGGAGAAACGATAAGAACGAGAAAAATGATAATCAGGACTCAGTTGGCGAAAAGAAAACAAGCGCAAATACAATAACAAGTGACAAAAAATGCCTTTCGAGTGGGACATTGATTAAGGAACAAgttcataataatagtagtaagaATTACCCACATGTTACTacttcaaaatatattacccAAAATGGCTGCTCAGCAATCCTTTTATCAAATATGAATTTTgagttaataaaaaacaaactgagaaaaattataaaaagaataacatCGGATATATTGAAAGatagatataataataaagtacaAAATATGCTCATGCAATTTACCAAATTGATTAATAGAAATCCATTTATATCCGCTGATGTTATTTTACAACAGTGTGAATTATTCGACaataatatgataataacTTTATCTGAATCTATTAAGAATATCCATAATTTTTCTAGtgatatatttctttataaaattgtGGAAAGACAACAGTTGTTGAATGTTCAGAACTATCAATTAAGTAAACAGTATAGTATGAATAGTTCAGATCTTTTTGATGATTCTATATTTAAACCAAAAAAGTTAATTAATTTGTCACTAGTTAGCGCAAAATTTCTATCCAAACATCCTTATACTGATTTTTATCCTCttattatttccattttgaaaagaatattttccGAATTCCATACATCAGATGAGCTTTTTCTCAGGGATAGGACGACGGGGTGTTTACTTAGTTGTTCCCCAACCACTACTACCAATATGTGTGTGAATATCGCTACAACGGACTATAGAATGAATACAATATATGATGACTTTAACAGTCAACAAACTAGTACCTCCACGAGGAACAAATCCATTACCTTCAATAATGAGGAGAAAACGGAAAAAAATGCTGTACAAGGGGAGGGGGAGGGAAATTGCACTGAAAAAATGGGTGCGCACAGGCAGTCGGGAGAAAACTGTAAGGACAACGCTGCACATGAGGTGAACAAGGAGGAGGTAGAAATGTATAATGATAAGGGCAAGAATGATTCCTATACACGTCCATCAAATAGTTATCCGTCGAATAGTTATTCATCTAATGATTATCAAGCGAATGGTTATCTGCCTCATAATAACACAAACGAATTTAAAGTAACTATATTAAAGGCACTAAATAAAACATACCCAGATGTTATGAGTGGGTATATATTCGATCTAGACTACATTGAGaaattaatagaaatatatggAGGAACAAATGCATCAGTGAATGTACAAGAACTAAATGACGATCAACTGAATGCTCAGTGTggaatgaaaatattaaaagaagaaattatGATTTTGGAGGATGacttaaatttaaaaattaataacataGAATATGaacatttagaaaaaatagaattagAAGAAGACAAGTTAAGGAAATCTTGTGCTGAAAATGCATTCAAAACGTTGTCAAAtccaaatattatttatttaattttttttattttatcaaaattaaaacatgAATATTTGTTTGACAGTAAAACtaataatttaagaaatttatCGTCTCTTGTGGACAAAATACATGGTGTATTATTACAGTTCATTGATTTCTTGCAGAGTAATTCCgatccatatatatacttagcTCTTATTCCAAGTATTAACgaaatatttcaatttttcgaCATATCTCAGTCATTTCATATTATccgtttttcttttcccttttttcataaaaaggaaaaaggaagagAAGAACAATTTGTGAACAACAGTCTATCTGATAAAACGAACAAACAAAcaattaaattttctaataGCGACAAAGGAATTAACTCAACGAACAAATACAGTTCGTTTTCTCGTAAAGATATTAGTGCATCCAAGTCACAGGAAAAAGGTAACATAGACAAAATGGCACAAGGAAGAAGCGAAaattcaaaagaaaaaagaaacagaGGCGTCGAGGGTGCAGAAGAGGACAATGATGAAGATAATAACAACTTTCATAGTAGTAACTCAAATGAAGATAttgtaaaacaaaaaaaaaaaaaaaaaaaaaatgaacatgaATATGAATATGAGCATGAACGTAACTACGAATATGAATACGACCCAAACTTTGATCGCACGAATGAGCTCAAGTggagaaaattattaatgcCCATTAttcagaaatatataaatattgaaaatttaaatggtATAAATATCGATTTTTATTTGGCATACTGGAGATTAAGTATAACTGATATATACGTTCCACATAAACAATATCTGAAtgttttagaaaaatatgacttgtacataaaaaaattggaaaaatttgcagaagaaaataaaaaaaatgatgaatataaatggatatttaaaaaaatcaaaaaattacgattaaaaagaacaaatatgaaaaacGAATATGACTATCATATAAGTCAcacacaaaatataaaaaaaattttatctcATATAGTAGAACATTGGGTTAATCCTAAAGAAATGGATTTAAGCACTTTTACTGCTTTTGTGAAATGTTTAATTGCACCAAGAATATTAAATAGTGAAAAAGATTCTTTATTCTGttcaaaatttatacaaGTGTTACTTGAATTTCATACaccattatttaatttttgtgcATTAGTATATGTATTGacaaaaatgttaatacCACTTATTAATACATGTACAGAAAAAGAAGCGTTAAATataggaatattttttaatgatttgTTTACCtatttatatgcattatGTGATGATGTAAAACATTTCAACAGCATTTCAGATAAAAATCCTTGCTTCAGTTACACACTTAATTTTCAATCAAAAGGTACAATTGATCATACATGCATAATTGAAAAAGTGTTcaaatgggaaaaaattCTTCTTTCACtactttttgaaaataacAATTATGAAAAGTCTTGGATTAATTCAAAATCCgttgtcatttttttatttcgatTCCTTAACTGCTTTCCTTATACCTCCAAAATTAAAAGCTcgataaaaaaacatttacaaaatttacaaaaCTTTGCGCAAAATCAAGGATGGAAGGACATTGTCATATCAATTAACAGCCTAAAAACTATGATGGAAAGGAACAA AAAACCTGtgataaatgaaaaaaaaggggaagccgaagtgaaaaataatgaaaataaagcGAGTTCATTCAAGGCAAAcg CACCCGTCGTTAGCACAGATAGCAATGTAACAATGAATCCCTTCAATACATCAAATCCTGTTCATATGAATTCTAAAACTCCGTTTGTGCcaatttctaaaaatatatacaatccAA aCATGTTTCCCGTTGTACAGAATTCTGCTAATATACATTCCAAGACGTACATGAAGGATAGTAACTATAACAAGATTCCCCCACCACAGGAACCGAATaa AATAATGCCAATTGCAGCAAGAAATACACATATCGTAAATAGTACTAAAGATAGCAATAGCAAAAGAAGAGATGTTTTCAACACCAATATGAGAAAAAGTATAGATTCTTTGCCAAATTCACAAAATACATTTGTTCAAATGAATGACAAAAATATgattagtaaaaaattaagaatgaACAATCGTAATTTCAAAAATgacaatttaaattatactatACCGCAAAACTTTGTTAATGTGCCTTCGTACATACCACCACCATTTAACGATATTTCTCAAAATAAAGTATTTCCATACATAAACAATcacatgaaaaataatagaacCTCAAACAACTTTTACAGGAGATGA
- the PmUG01_14083100 gene encoding apicoplast dimethyladenosine synthase, putative, with the protein MNKWAAKLLLVLLSLKAKISFLREIKSTQLYVDYSKGYKTKTTPLYNYLRQVADGIKQNVKCKKALYRRERKILKRFNRINQVERGTTTPSTIASCQKSSDEENSSYNENNNEESNDDGNNGSRVEDRTKNILISRSFQGIKVYPIRQPGEENPLRTKIPAMEFKPKRSLGQNYLKDENIIRKMVSAIELNVNDLNSKSNKINVQKKKKREKNGRARQPGKFGKNKKIVKGEEHNEGELYKENKHKKGEVETKWNTGKSGSSISTNGSDSYSGNDYLGHADNYGGGVPKEEPLESVQNKGKGIIELGCGLGQISKFLFAKYENMTGVEIDSRAISILSRTMPGFDIIHDDVLQINYKEMSLSKGTKLTVIGNLPFYITSQILFCLLDFYKYIEQAIVTIQYEVGQRIVAKPNDKDYSILSILFSIYTEPHLLFKIPSTAFYPVPKVEAAIMKIIFKKNDFTCNLLYLKQILKYAFQQKRKKLKSSLKTLLNEHNIEQTTLPFSDLRPQQLYPYQFIELTNILFPLSKYPFDPKVQTKVWRKKKHGE; encoded by the coding sequence atgaataaatgggCAGCCAAGTTGTTATTAGTTCTCCTTTCTttaaaagcaaaaatttcctttttaagagaaataaaaagtacTCAGTTATATGTAGATTATAGTAAAGGGTACAAGACAAAAACTACCCCACTTTACAACTACCTTCGTCAAGTAGCAGATggtataaaacaaaatgtaaaatgtaaaaaggcTTTATATAGGCGGGAAAGAAAAATCTTAAAGAGATTTAACAGAATAAACCAGGTCGAGAGGGGTACCACAACCCCATCTACTATAGCTAGCTGTCAAAAGAGTAGCGATGAGGAAAATAGCAGCTATAATGAAAACAACAATGAAGAAAGCAACGATGATGGTAACAATGGCAGTCGTGTAGAGGATAGAACAAAGAACATACTTATTAGTAGGTCCTTTCAAGGAATAAAGGTGTACCCCATAAGACAGCCGGGAGAGGAAAACCCCTTGAGGACAAAAATACCAGCTATGGAATTTAAACCAAAGAGAAGTTTAGgtcaaaattatttaaaggatgaaaatataataagaaaaatggtAAGTGCAATAGAGCTTAATGTGAACGATCTGAACtctaaaagtaataaaataaatgtccaaaaaaagaagaaacgGGAAAAAAATGGACGCGCAAGGCAACCAGGAAAATTTgggaaaaataagaaaattgtAAAAGGTGAAGAGCACAATGAAGGGGAactatataaagaaaataaacataaaaaggGAGAAGTTGAAACGAAATGGAATACTGGAAAGAGTGGTAGTAGCATTAGTACTAATGGAAGTGATAGTTACAGTGGCAATGATTACTTAGGACATGCCGACAACTATGGGGGGGGAGTTCCTAAGGAGGAGCCCTTGGAAAGCGTGCAAAACAAAGGAAAGGGTATTATAGAACTAGGGTGCGGACTGGGTCAAATCAGCAAGTTTTTATTTgcaaaatatgaaaacatGACTGGTGTTGAAATAGATAGTCGAGCAATATCCATACTCAGTAGAACTATGCCAGGTTTTGATATTATTCATGATGATGTATtgcaaataaattataaagaaatgTCTTTAAGTAAAGGAACAAAATTAACAGTTATTGGTAATTTACCTTTTTACATAACATCACAGAtactattttgtttattagacttttataaatatattgagCAAGCAATAGTAACTATTCAATATGAAGTAGGACAAAGAATTGTAGCTAAACCAAATGATAAAGACTACTCTATTTTAAGTATACtttttagtatatatacagaaccgcatttactttttaaaattcctAGTACTGCTTTTTATCCAGTTCCCAAGGTAGAAGCAGCTATTATgaaaatcatttttaaaaaaaatgacttcacttgtaatttattatatttaaaacaaattttaaaatatgcatttcaacaaaaaagaaagaagttAAAGTCAAGTTTAAAAACATTACTTAATGAACACAATATTGAGCAAACAACTCTTCCCTTCTCGGATTTAAGACCTCAACAATTATATCCTTACCAATTTATTGAGCTTaccaatattttatttcctttaaGTAAATATCCCTTCGATCCAAAGGTTCAGACAAAAGTATGGCGCAAAAAGAAGCATGGAGAATGA